The segment CAACGCAGCAGTAAGAGCTGGAGCTGATGCTTGTGAGAGAGTTGGTGATGGTCTCGTCGCAGCTCACATCATTGCTCGCCCTCATAGAGAAGTTGAGCCAGCACTTGGTAATGGCGATTTCCTTGGTCAAAAGGACTAATTAAATAAAGCAAAATCTAATTTTGCCAAAAAATAATTTCCCTTAATAGACCTAAATTTATCCTTATGAGTAAGAAGTATGACGCTGGGGTAAAGGAGTACAGAGATACCTACTGGACTCCTGAATATGTCCCCCTCGACACTGATTTGTTAGCCTGTTTCAAATGCACAGGCCAAGAAGGTGTCCCAAGAGAAGAAGTTGCAGCAGCGGTAGCGGCTGAATCTTCTACTGGTACTTGGTCGACTGTTTGGTCCGAGTTACTTACCGACCTTGAATTTTACAAAGGCCGTTGTTATCGAATCGAAGACGTTCCTGGTGATCCAGAAGCCTTTTATGCATTTATTGCATACCCTTTAGATCTTTTCGAAGAAGGTTCAATCACAAACGTATTAACCTCTTTAGTAGGTAACGTATTTGGATTTAAAGCTTTAAGACATCTCCGTCTTGAAGATATTAGATTCCCAATTGCTTTTATTAAGACCTGTGGTGGACCACCTAACGGAATAGTAGTTGAAAGAGATCGACTTAATAAGTATGGAAGACCACTTCTAGGTTGTACCATCAAACCTAAATTAGGATTGTCTGGTAAGAACTACGGAAGGGTTGTCTATGAATGCCTTAGAGGGGGTCTTGATCTAACTAAAGATGATGAGAATATCAATTCTCAGCCATTCCAACGTTGGAGAGAACGATTTGAGTTCGTTGCTGAAGCCGTTAAACTTGCTCAGCAAGAAACTGGAGAAGTAAAAGGTCATTATTTAAATTGCACCGCTAATACCCCTGAAGAACTATACGAACGTGCAGAGTTTGCTAAAGAGCTTGATATGCCAATCATCATGCATGATTACATAACTGGTGGATTTACAGCAAATACTGGCCTTGCAAACTGGTGTCGTAAAAATGGCATGCTTCTGCATATACACAGAGCTATGCACGCTGTTATTGATAGACATCCAAAACATGGTATCCACTTCAGAGTTCTAGCGAAATGTTTAAGACTCTCTGGAGGAGACCAGTTACATACTGGAACCGTTGTTGGGAAACTAGAAGGTGATCGTCAAACTACTCTTGGTTACATTGATAACTTAAGAGAATCATTTGTTCCCGAAGACAGATCAAGAGGTAACTTCTTTGATCAAGATTGGGGATCAATGCCTGGAGTTTTTGCTGTTGCATCTGGTGGTATCCACGTTTGGCATATGCCAGCACTGCTTGCAATATTTGGAGATGATTCTTGTCTTCAATTCGGAGGAGGAACTCATGGTCATCCATGGGGTTCAGCTGCCGGAGCTGCTGCAAACCGTGTTGCATTAGAAGCTTGTGTGAAAGCACGTAATGCAGGTCGCGAAATCGAAAAAGAGAGTAGAGACATTCTAATGGAAGCTGCTAAGCATAGTCCTGAATTAGCTATTGCACTCGAAACTTGGAAAGAAATCAAGTTTGAGTTTGATACCGTTGATAAGCTCGACGTTCAAGGCTAACTCAGATTTCAAACAAGAGGAGAAAATCATTTCTCCTCAATTTTTCAAACCTCGTTTTTACGAGAATATCATTCACAAATCATTTAATTATGCCTTTCCAGAGCTCAGTTGGTGACTATCAAACAGTTGCTACCCTGGAAACATTCGGTTTTTTACCACCGATGACCCAGGAAGAAATATACGATCAAATTGCCTACATTATTGCTCAAGGATGGAGTCCTGTTATTGAGCATGTACATCCAAGTGGAAGTATGCAAACTTATTGGTCTTATTGGAAGCTCCCTTTCTTTGGGGAAAAAGATCTTAACTTGGTTGTAAGTGAGTTAGAAGCATGCCATAGAGCATACCCTGATCATCACGTAAGAATCATTGGTTATGACGCTTATACACAAAGTCAAGGTACAGCTTTTGCAGTTTTCCAAGGACGCTAAATTTTTATTTAACAGTCAATATCTTTCTCCTTTCAAAACTACAATTTTTATTGGAGAAAGTTTTTTTTAAGAGTTACTAATTTGAAGATTATGTCAACAAAAACAAGTAGAGAGATTGCACTAGAAAGAAGAAAGGCTATGAGTGATGGCGGGAAAAAAGCTGCCTTACATTCTTCTTCTACTAAAGATAGGGTTAGATCATCTCAAGATATAAATTCAACTGGAGCAACTTCTTCAAATAAAAAAGTTTTAACATCACCAAGTAAATCTAATATACCTGCCAATAAAATTGCTAGAAAATCTACTTCATCAAAATTATCGAGTAAAGAACTTGGTATAGAAAGAAGAAAAGCAATGTCTACACATGGTAAATCAGCTATTAATTCTTCAGATAGAACACGTACTGATGTTAAAAGTGATATTAAAGTTAATAAAGTTATTTCAACCGAAAAACCTCAGGCCTTAAAAGACCACAATAACAATATTAAAGATAATCAAGTAGTTAAACAAAATATCAAAAGAAGAATTAATCAAAAGAGAAAACCGATAACAAATACAAGCAGAGATATTGTTTTAGCAAGAAGAGAAGCTCAATCTAAACATGGAAAATCAGCATCAAAACAAAATACAAGTGCTGCTTCTTTAGCGAGAAGAGGAGACCCGGATTTGTCTAGTAGGGAAATTTCTCAAAGGGTAAGAGAACTTAGAAGTAAAACAGGATCTACATCAAAACAAGGTAATGGTAAGTGTAGGCCATGTGGTCCAAACAAAAATGGCTCTAAATTAAATATCGCTGATGCAAGTTGGAAAGTTGGAAAAAGTGAAACAGATTCTGGACAAACTGTTACGGGAACACAAGCAAACAGATCTTTGAAAACAACAGGTAATGAAGCTAGCACCTGTAGAACAGTAACTGGGACACAATATATGGGAGCTGAGGTGACTGGTCAATTCTGTCAAGACAAACCAAAATATAAACAACCTATAAGAGCATCTGTTACAACTACAACATCAGGGAATAAGGTTACTGGTAATGAAGTCGGAAGATCTGAAAAAGTTACTGGGGATGAACCTGGGACTTGTAAAAACTTGACTGGAACAGAATATATTTCTGCTAATCAGTCAAAAAAATATTGTGGGGAAGTAATAAAAAAACCATCAAAGGTAATGCAAAGTATAACAACTGATGGATTAAAAGTATCTGGTTCCTTGCCAGGAAGATCATCCTTAGTAACTGGAGATGAATCAGGATCTGGGAAGCAGTTGACTGGCGATCAATATCTGGGATCAGAGCCTAGCCCAAAAGGAAAATCATTTGAAAAAGTTGGAAGTTATGACACTTTAAATGGAAATAACGTTACAGGAACTGGTGTAGGAAGATCTGATTATGTAACAGGTAATGAATATGGTAGCTGTAAAAATCTGACGGGAGATGAATATATTGGTTCCCAGCAATATGAAAAATTCTGCGGATCTACTCCAAAGCCTGAGGCTAGGAAAGTTGGTTTGAGTCTCTCTTCCAAATCTAATTTGATAAGTGGAACAATGACAGGTAGATCAAAAATCGTAACAGGCGATGAGCCTGGTTCATGCAAGGTATTAACAGGAACTCCTTATGCAGGCTTAGATCAGATTAATGATAATTGCAATGCTGAAATTGCTGATGATATGA is part of the Prochlorococcus marinus subsp. pastoris str. CCMP1986 genome and harbors:
- a CDS encoding form I ribulose bisphosphate carboxylase large subunit; protein product: MSKKYDAGVKEYRDTYWTPEYVPLDTDLLACFKCTGQEGVPREEVAAAVAAESSTGTWSTVWSELLTDLEFYKGRCYRIEDVPGDPEAFYAFIAYPLDLFEEGSITNVLTSLVGNVFGFKALRHLRLEDIRFPIAFIKTCGGPPNGIVVERDRLNKYGRPLLGCTIKPKLGLSGKNYGRVVYECLRGGLDLTKDDENINSQPFQRWRERFEFVAEAVKLAQQETGEVKGHYLNCTANTPEELYERAEFAKELDMPIIMHDYITGGFTANTGLANWCRKNGMLLHIHRAMHAVIDRHPKHGIHFRVLAKCLRLSGGDQLHTGTVVGKLEGDRQTTLGYIDNLRESFVPEDRSRGNFFDQDWGSMPGVFAVASGGIHVWHMPALLAIFGDDSCLQFGGGTHGHPWGSAAGAAANRVALEACVKARNAGREIEKESRDILMEAAKHSPELAIALETWKEIKFEFDTVDKLDVQG
- a CDS encoding ribulose bisphosphate carboxylase small subunit, producing the protein MPFQSSVGDYQTVATLETFGFLPPMTQEEIYDQIAYIIAQGWSPVIEHVHPSGSMQTYWSYWKLPFFGEKDLNLVVSELEACHRAYPDHHVRIIGYDAYTQSQGTAFAVFQGR
- a CDS encoding carboxysome assembly protein CsoS2, coding for MSTKTSREIALERRKAMSDGGKKAALHSSSTKDRVRSSQDINSTGATSSNKKVLTSPSKSNIPANKIARKSTSSKLSSKELGIERRKAMSTHGKSAINSSDRTRTDVKSDIKVNKVISTEKPQALKDHNNNIKDNQVVKQNIKRRINQKRKPITNTSRDIVLARREAQSKHGKSASKQNTSAASLARRGDPDLSSREISQRVRELRSKTGSTSKQGNGKCRPCGPNKNGSKLNIADASWKVGKSETDSGQTVTGTQANRSLKTTGNEASTCRTVTGTQYMGAEVTGQFCQDKPKYKQPIRASVTTTTSGNKVTGNEVGRSEKVTGDEPGTCKNLTGTEYISANQSKKYCGEVIKKPSKVMQSITTDGLKVSGSLPGRSSLVTGDESGSGKQLTGDQYLGSEPSPKGKSFEKVGSYDTLNGNNVTGTGVGRSDYVTGNEYGSCKNLTGDEYIGSQQYEKFCGSTPKPEARKVGLSLSSKSNLISGTMTGRSKIVTGDEPGSCKVLTGTPYAGLDQINDNCNAEIADDMKSRATVNSGNNSNARLTGLQPGIGGVMTGATKGSCKNLTGTPYIGGDQFLSNCETPPNDASYANQEKSASNSWKEFSVNSPSREKYSAKNTEGVTGNRYEDSSKITGPFDMAEDKVTGTEQFRFEPNKNMTYKQKMKQEESQNIDIPTDKKEPSKITGEGQSAGNITGDDWDRGDKVTGTEGVSARKRNPSRAGFMGAMPPVDNKRNDETEKPDFLITGSSGNTRDGQLVTFSGGARG